TGGACGACGCGCGCCAACGTCAGCATGGTTTCATTCGGAGCAAGACCGCCGACGACCGAGCCGGCCAGAAAGACGCCCATCGCGGCATTCATGGTCAACCGCATGCCGAAGGCGCGGTCCGCCCAGTCGGCCAGCAGCATCGTGGCGGTCATGGCGGCAAGGAACCCCGTCGAAATCCATTGCGCCTGCACCGCGCTGATCCCGAAGGCGCCCATCACCGCCGGGATGGCGACGTTCACGATCGTGGTCGAGAGAACCACCGAGATGGTTGCCACCATGATAGTGCCGGTGGCGTACCACTTGTAGGCCGGACCATACCGCTCGAAAAAGCGATCAACCTGCGACATCGACATAGATCTCAACCATCATGCCCGGTCGCAGTTCCACACCATCGGCATCGATCGAGACGCGGATCGGCAGGCGCTGGGTGACCTTGGTGAAGTTGCCCGACGGGTTCGGGCTGGGCAGCAAGGCAAGCTGGCTGGTCGCCGCGCCGCCCATGCCGATCACCTCGCCCTCGAAGGTCCGACCGGGGAAGGCGTCGACAGTGATGCTGGCTCTGGACCCCACACGCAACCTGGAAAACTCGGTTTCCTTGACGTTGGCATCGATCCAGACATTCTCGGGCGCGTGATACATCACCAGTCTTGTTCCGGGGGTTACATACTCGCCGACATCAACGAAGGTCGCGTCAACAATACCGTCGAAGCTGGCGTCAATCGTACGGTGCGCGAGATCGATTTCCTTCAGCCGACGTTCCGCCTCGATCGCGACGCGCCCTGCCCTGACAGAATCGATCTGAGAGTCCAGTACAGCGATTTGGGCTGCGTCTGCTTCGACGATTGCAAGATCTGCCCGTGCGGCTTCTGTTGCGGCATAGGCTGCGCGCTCCTGTTGTGTCGCTGTGGCGAGGGCCGCGTTCACCTCATCAAGCGATTGTTGCGACGAAACATTCTGCTCGGCCAGTTTAACCACACGGTCGTGGCGGGTTTGCGTATTCTGCAGCACGGCAAGCGCGGCTTCATGGTTGGCTTCGGCAGCCGCGATGCCGGCATTGGCTGCTTCTCGCCGCGCAGCAAGCTGCTCGGTCAGCATGCCCTTGCGGTTTTCGAGTTCAGAAAGCTGGGCATCTGTCGCCGCCAGCTTTGCGATGACGGCATCGAGTTGCGGCTGCGACGATTCCTGGTCGATCGACGCTAGAACAGTTCCCGCAGCGACCGAATCCCCGACAAGCACCGGAAGTTCGGTCACGCGGCCAGCGACTTCGCTCGACACGGTCACGACGCTCGCTGCGATGCGGGCATCGTTGATATGGACCTGAGTGAACCGTGCTATGATCCACGGGGTTCCCAGCCAGGCCACGACCCCAAGGACTGCCGCCACGACCAACAGCCGGGTCCATTTAACCCGGCTGCGCCGCGCAGCCGGTTTTGGCAAATCCGGCACGGAGGTCTCGCCTGTCTCCTTTGCTTCGGGTGCTGCCGGTTTGATCTCATCCATTTTCGTCATTACCCATCTTCTCCAGCCGGGATGCAATCTGCGCCAGGACGCGGGTCGCGGTGCGAAGATCGTCCGCAGGAATGTCCTCAAGAACTTCCAAGCGACTATTTGCGGCGATCGACTTCATCCTCTCAAGAATCCTCATCGCTGCTTCAGTCAGGACCAGTTTCTTGGCGCGTCGGTCCTCGGCACTTGGGTGGCGCTCGACAAAC
The nucleotide sequence above comes from Sagittula sp. P11. Encoded proteins:
- a CDS encoding MarR family winged helix-turn-helix transcriptional regulator, with protein sequence MAETFTRALAIVSRQWKRRLDVQFRHLGLSQARWGVILELSRHEDATQIELARVLGIEGPTLVRLLDGLERMGFVERHPSAEDRRAKKLVLTEAAMRILERMKSIAANSRLEVLEDIPADDLRTATRVLAQIASRLEKMGNDENG
- a CDS encoding HlyD family secretion protein, with amino-acid sequence MTKMDEIKPAAPEAKETGETSVPDLPKPAARRSRVKWTRLLVVAAVLGVVAWLGTPWIIARFTQVHINDARIAASVVTVSSEVAGRVTELPVLVGDSVAAGTVLASIDQESSQPQLDAVIAKLAATDAQLSELENRKGMLTEQLAARREAANAGIAAAEANHEAALAVLQNTQTRHDRVVKLAEQNVSSQQSLDEVNAALATATQQERAAYAATEAARADLAIVEADAAQIAVLDSQIDSVRAGRVAIEAERRLKEIDLAHRTIDASFDGIVDATFVDVGEYVTPGTRLVMYHAPENVWIDANVKETEFSRLRVGSRASITVDAFPGRTFEGEVIGMGGAATSQLALLPSPNPSGNFTKVTQRLPIRVSIDADGVELRPGMMVEIYVDVAG